In Chloroflexota bacterium, one DNA window encodes the following:
- a CDS encoding class I SAM-dependent methyltransferase has protein sequence MTTDRDLLKAQYRDGGNLDARIALHARFSTATTQFHDWLFNLITAPPDARVLEIGCGTGALWQQVYARTPRGWRLTLTDFSHGMAAGLRPKSQAWGFNARFAQCDVQALPFPDAHFDLVLANHMLYHVPDLARGVGEIARVLKPDGMLVAATNGEAHMRELDNLATEIGIPPHRIWQLAFRLENGAELLGRQFARVDRHDFADALVVTEAEPLIAYIVSMNTFAGLLTPENVARLRATVASRLARDGAIRIRKSTGVFIARAPRR, from the coding sequence ATGACTACCGACCGCGATCTCCTCAAAGCGCAGTACCGCGATGGAGGCAATCTCGATGCGCGCATCGCTCTTCACGCGCGCTTCAGCACCGCCACGACCCAATTCCATGACTGGCTCTTCAACCTGATCACCGCCCCGCCCGATGCGCGCGTGTTGGAGATCGGCTGCGGGACGGGCGCGCTCTGGCAACAGGTGTACGCGCGCACCCCGCGCGGCTGGCGGCTGACGCTGACCGATTTCTCGCACGGCATGGCGGCGGGCCTCCGTCCCAAATCACAAGCGTGGGGGTTCAACGCCCGTTTCGCGCAGTGTGACGTGCAAGCCTTGCCGTTCCCGGACGCACACTTCGATCTGGTGCTGGCCAATCACATGCTCTACCATGTGCCCGATCTCGCGCGCGGCGTCGGCGAGATTGCGCGAGTGCTGAAGCCGGACGGCATGCTGGTCGCCGCGACGAATGGCGAAGCGCATATGCGCGAATTGGACAACCTCGCGACGGAGATCGGCATACCCCCGCACCGGATATGGCAGTTGGCGTTCCGGCTCGAAAATGGCGCCGAGTTGCTGGGGCGGCAGTTTGCCCGCGTGGATCGCCACGATTTCGCTGATGCGCTCGTCGTGACCGAAGCCGAGCCGCTCATCGCCTACATCGTGTCTATGAACACGTTCGCAGGGCTGTTGACGCCAGAAAACGTGGCGCGCCTGCGCGCGACTGTGGCTAGTCGGCTCGCGCGCGACGGGGCAATTCGCATCCGCAAGTCGACGGGCGTCTTCATTGCGCGCGCGCCGCGCCGCTAA
- a CDS encoding DUF1232 domain-containing protein, whose amino-acid sequence MLAHWRQRARQLKTEVYALYLAYRDPRVPWYARVVAACVVGYTFSPIDLIPDFIPVIGYLDDLILVPLGIALALRLIPAKVMADCRIRAEEVMAQGKPINRIAAAIIIGIWLLLAALAGVWLLKVFDR is encoded by the coding sequence ATGCTTGCCCATTGGCGGCAGCGCGCCCGGCAGTTGAAGACTGAGGTCTATGCGCTCTATCTGGCGTACCGCGATCCGCGCGTGCCGTGGTATGCGCGGGTTGTCGCCGCGTGCGTCGTCGGCTACACGTTCAGCCCGATCGACCTCATTCCCGACTTCATCCCGGTGATCGGCTACCTCGACGACCTGATCCTTGTGCCGCTCGGCATTGCGCTCGCGCTACGCCTGATTCCCGCCAAGGTGATGGCGGACTGCCGCATCCGCGCCGAGGAGGTCATGGCGCAGGGCAAGCCGATCAATCGCATCGCCGCCGCCATTATCATCGGTATTTGGCTATTGCTCGCCGCGCTGGCCGGGGTGTGGCTGCTGAAGGTATTCGACCGTTAG